A DNA window from Nitrospira sp. contains the following coding sequences:
- a CDS encoding Class I SAM-dependent methyltransferase (MaGe:77308642) — MSSVMLLEMEAVSCLCGREAGLIEAFHTSTRRYVACPACGLVFLNPRPSSTEVEEYYRENYDGSYGAAESSDDRQPVFASVLAHLLEWRQPPGRLLDIGCGDGAFMTLCREAGWTCSGVEVSRGAAARARAKGYEVMSPEELGQSAADRFDVVTLVNVMEQVADPSAMLNAMTRRMTSQGILAIRVSNGLFHHAVQTSVRWCGAQSDQAFHLFSYSPAALRTFVERSGFDVLSLRNSTPSLGPVTSAHSWGRRLKWRLVGGGLSLGATLAYWLSAGRLVWAPSFELIARRKDVVL; from the coding sequence ATGAGTTCTGTGATGCTTCTTGAGATGGAAGCGGTGTCGTGCCTTTGTGGGCGAGAGGCTGGTCTCATCGAAGCCTTTCATACTTCGACGAGGCGGTATGTCGCATGCCCTGCTTGCGGGCTGGTCTTTCTCAATCCTCGTCCGTCCTCTACCGAGGTGGAGGAATATTATCGGGAGAATTATGACGGGTCGTATGGCGCCGCGGAAAGTTCCGACGATCGGCAGCCGGTCTTTGCCAGTGTGCTGGCGCATCTGTTGGAGTGGCGCCAGCCTCCGGGCCGGCTGCTCGATATCGGCTGCGGCGATGGAGCCTTCATGACGCTCTGCCGAGAAGCCGGGTGGACATGCAGCGGAGTTGAAGTGTCTCGAGGAGCGGCGGCGCGGGCTCGGGCGAAGGGCTATGAGGTAATGTCGCCGGAAGAGCTCGGTCAATCGGCCGCAGACCGATTCGATGTCGTCACGCTGGTGAATGTGATGGAACAGGTCGCCGACCCGTCCGCGATGCTTAACGCCATGACTCGCCGAATGACATCGCAAGGGATTCTTGCCATACGAGTCTCGAACGGGCTGTTTCATCATGCCGTGCAAACGTCGGTGCGTTGGTGCGGCGCGCAGTCCGACCAGGCGTTTCATCTGTTCAGCTATTCGCCGGCTGCCTTGCGGACGTTTGTCGAGCGCAGCGGTTTTGACGTGCTTTCTCTGCGCAATTCCACTCCGAGTCTCGGCCCAGTGACGAGCGCTCATTCCTGGGGGCGCCGGTTGAAGTGGCGATTGGTCGGCGGCGGGCTGTCGTTGGGAGCGACGCTGGCCTATTGGCTGAGCGCCGGTCGTTTGGTCTGGGCCCCGTCGTTTGAATTAATCGCCCGGCGAAAGGATGTTGTCTTGTGA
- a CDS encoding Glycosyltransferase (MaGe:77308643) — translation MIVVAELAGSASYGGGERYLELLCERLDPSRFRSILICPEPGSFVGRMRAKGMDARVVHLEPLLNPFALIRLIRLLVQENVTVLQTHGARANFYGRVAGWLAGVPVVISTVHNSLADYETNRFKRWVYSAALRVTLPWVKRIICVSDAIRRDVVQDNPGAAGLAETVHNGVDRRLFQKPVDQTKIRRELGLSDQPLLVVVARLTEQKGHRDLIESLTLLQDRWPDLCCLCVGDGELRESLEALAAIRGVSSLCRFVGSRDDVMDFYAAADLVVLPSHSEGFPFVVLEALAMGKPVIATSVNGVPEVIEHLETGFLVKPRDVAGLAGAIRFLLDNPERAMQLGRAGRTVVHERFTADRMVEKTVAAFHAALRAEGFDISVRSRKVA, via the coding sequence ATGATCGTAGTCGCGGAACTAGCCGGGTCGGCCTCCTATGGCGGCGGTGAGCGTTATCTGGAATTGCTCTGCGAACGGCTCGATCCTTCGCGCTTTAGATCGATCCTGATTTGCCCGGAGCCCGGTTCGTTTGTCGGACGCATGCGGGCCAAAGGGATGGATGCGCGAGTGGTGCATTTGGAGCCGCTGTTAAATCCCTTTGCGTTGATACGGCTGATCCGTCTGCTTGTCCAAGAAAACGTGACCGTGCTTCAAACCCACGGCGCACGGGCGAATTTCTATGGACGTGTGGCCGGCTGGCTGGCGGGAGTGCCGGTCGTTATTTCCACGGTGCATAACTCGCTGGCTGACTATGAAACGAACAGATTCAAGCGTTGGGTATACTCCGCCGCACTCCGGGTCACGTTGCCGTGGGTGAAGCGGATTATCTGCGTATCGGACGCGATTCGCCGCGACGTGGTCCAAGACAATCCTGGGGCAGCCGGGTTGGCGGAAACGGTTCACAACGGCGTCGACCGGCGGCTGTTTCAGAAACCGGTCGATCAAACCAAGATACGGCGTGAACTCGGGCTGTCCGATCAGCCATTGTTGGTGGTCGTTGCCAGGTTGACCGAGCAGAAAGGACATCGTGACCTCATTGAGTCGTTGACGCTGCTGCAGGATCGCTGGCCTGATTTGTGTTGCTTGTGCGTGGGCGATGGCGAATTGCGGGAGAGTCTGGAGGCGCTGGCAGCGATCCGAGGTGTGTCGTCCCTGTGCCGGTTTGTCGGGTCCCGAGACGATGTGATGGATTTCTATGCGGCGGCGGATTTGGTTGTGTTGCCGTCGCACTCCGAGGGATTTCCGTTTGTCGTTCTCGAAGCGCTGGCGATGGGAAAGCCCGTCATTGCAACGAGTGTCAACGGTGTGCCCGAGGTAATCGAACATCTGGAGACCGGCTTTTTGGTTAAGCCTCGCGACGTCGCCGGGTTGGCGGGAGCGATCCGGTTCCTGTTGGACAATCCGGAGCGGGCTATGCAACTGGGGCGCGCCGGACGGACGGTGGTGCATGAACGGTTTACCGCAGACCGAATGGTGGAGAAGACGGTCGCGGCTTTCCATGCGGCCTTGCGAGCGGAAGGATTCGATATATCCGTGCGGAGCAGGAAGGTTGCATGA